Proteins encoded by one window of Winogradskyella sp. PG-2:
- a CDS encoding Na+/H+ antiporter NhaC family protein, protein MQDDDLSEIKIEDQKIIDNKELNIFEAMVPVVILMGLLAYNIFFANGEMFGGYSNQYILLIGGFVGFIGGLLNKVTPIIMIKEVWENLKSVFIPIMILFLVGALAGTWLISGVIPAMVYYGLQVLSPEIFLPASVIIAAVISIATGSSWTTSATVGIALVGIGTALGINPGMIAGAVISGAYFGDKMSPLSDTTNLAPAMAGTDLFTHIKYMAYTTVPTIIVTLIVFGIISASIEPTGSSDTDFILSRIDTYFNITPWLFLVPVAVVALILLKTKPLVALASGVVLAIIFAFMFQPNLIGTISDSSSRTVVNSILIDTNIEIADEEYLAVLSESDIEKINNDKDGLEKLFSDDDLKGVYTLESLKTFFSSDYNDATILRNKAKNLEKLITIKRLKKLFSSGGMKGMLWTIFLICCAMVFGGIMDGIGALARITKALLSIASTVFGLFGATVASCLGLNIIASDQYLALVIPGKMFKQAYEDKGLAPENLSRTLEDSGTVTSVLIPWNTCGAYQSGVLGVGVGEYFFYAIFNWLSPFTTLLFAAFRIKIRQLSSKMS, encoded by the coding sequence ATGCAAGACGACGACTTATCAGAAATCAAAATTGAAGATCAGAAAATCATAGATAACAAGGAGCTCAATATCTTTGAGGCAATGGTTCCTGTAGTTATTTTAATGGGACTCCTTGCATATAATATCTTTTTTGCAAATGGAGAGATGTTTGGTGGTTATTCTAATCAATATATATTATTAATAGGTGGTTTTGTAGGATTTATTGGTGGTTTACTCAATAAAGTAACACCAATAATTATGATTAAAGAAGTTTGGGAAAATCTTAAAAGTGTATTTATACCAATTATGATTTTGTTCTTAGTTGGTGCACTTGCAGGAACTTGGCTAATAAGTGGTGTGATTCCAGCAATGGTTTATTATGGATTACAAGTATTGAGTCCTGAAATATTTTTACCAGCTTCAGTTATAATTGCTGCAGTTATTTCTATTGCTACTGGAAGTTCTTGGACAACATCAGCAACCGTTGGTATCGCATTAGTTGGCATAGGCACAGCTCTAGGAATTAATCCAGGAATGATTGCTGGTGCTGTAATTTCGGGTGCGTATTTTGGTGATAAGATGTCTCCTTTAAGTGATACTACAAACCTTGCTCCTGCAATGGCTGGAACAGATTTATTCACACATATAAAATATATGGCATATACTACTGTGCCAACGATTATAGTAACACTAATTGTATTCGGAATTATAAGTGCCTCTATTGAGCCTACAGGAAGTTCTGATACAGATTTTATACTAAGTAGAATTGACACTTATTTCAATATTACACCTTGGTTATTCTTAGTTCCTGTTGCTGTTGTAGCTCTGATATTACTTAAAACAAAACCTCTAGTTGCTTTAGCATCTGGTGTAGTTTTAGCTATAATTTTTGCTTTTATGTTTCAACCTAACCTAATTGGTACTATCTCAGATTCTTCATCTAGGACAGTAGTTAATTCTATTTTAATTGATACCAACATTGAAATTGCAGACGAAGAATACTTAGCCGTTCTATCGGAATCAGACATAGAAAAAATTAATAATGATAAGGATGGTCTAGAAAAGCTGTTTTCTGATGATGATTTAAAAGGTGTCTATACATTAGAAAGCTTAAAAACATTCTTTTCTTCAGATTATAATGACGCAACTATATTACGAAATAAAGCTAAAAATCTAGAAAAGCTCATAACTATTAAAAGATTAAAAAAGTTATTTAGTTCTGGTGGAATGAAAGGCATGCTTTGGACCATATTCCTAATTTGTTGTGCGATGGTTTTTGGTGGTATCATGGATGGTATTGGTGCTTTAGCTAGAATTACAAAAGCATTATTGTCAATAGCATCAACTGTATTTGGTTTATTTGGAGCTACTGTTGCAAGTTGTTTAGGTCTTAATATCATAGCATCGGATCAATACCTTGCACTAGTTATTCCTGGTAAAATGTTTAAACAAGCCTATGAAGATAAAGGCTTAGCACCTGAGAATTTAAGTCGTACACTAGAAGATTCTGGTACAGTAACTTCAGTTTTAATTCCTTGGAACACATGTGGAGCTTATCAAAGTGGTGTTTTAGGAGTAGGTGTTGGAGAGTATTTCTTCTATGCGATTTTTAATTGGTTGAGCCCTTTTACAACATTACTATTTGCTGCATTTAGAATAAAAATCAGGCAATTATCGAGTAAAATGTCTTAA
- a CDS encoding GEVED domain-containing protein encodes MKKTFLFLLLGIISLYSFGQTVIYSESFDGQTGQGATGSTPTIDLSAVDWDIDVSGASSNSNYRFHVRTVGGNPIFESRRVGTSIWLSPSIDISAHTDISFTIDATQGRNNLDDTDTLTTQYRIDSGSWTNASINGALSNDYGSVVISESALNGSTSLEIRIISVNNANNERHRIDNIEVTGTIECYIPVNPITFNATNSSTTSIDLDWDLNDCNDEYLIIAKEASAVTALPTGNGGLYTADSNFGNGTEIVTNEFVVYKGDLTIETISNLIFGNTYHFTIFSRKGTTWSSGTQINFTISYCTSVGTRTDYDTNTTLVSFGEINNNTVGDDGAPYHDYTAFSNNIELGATEDLTVNIDTDGNFSVYCYVWIDWNRDGDFEDAGEIYDLGSAANTENGPTSNSALSITAPTDAELGDTRMRVVSEYYYETIPTNGPCDGAADGEVEDYTVTILPAIEYTYDNGWLPSDPNGVATFVNDITIMEGTANFNTTTNCHNITVNPEGSLMVASGVTLSIDGEMTLKSSSTRYSSLISDGTITGDVVYKRHVNNAAGNGTTTTANDLLSAPLTDQTFGAFRAANPNILSGTIGGGSTLFLFGPFNPATESYVNYSSSDDTSTLSPGSGYRTGSTDGATYTFTGTIETGNVDTPVVSGGSSNWNLIGNPYPSYLKVQDFLNNSSNAALLDENAVGMYGYDGTATDGWVVYNLATTTASTVITPGQGFFVDAESSGNIQFTPGMRSTGTDDDFIAGRNSNPLVFVKLNVSNATKNYNTDFYFNDNATLSLDVGYDAKIWNNTPPSFSVYSHLVENNTGDAMAIQALHSDDLLNVTIPLGVNANNDSDIVFTISESTLPESINVYIEDTVEDTLTLLTEEDYIMTPNASISGTGRFYLRLVANQLNVKEQELEMLNIFTDNNRKSVEIAGLIQEHTSFQLFDVQGREVVSKGLQLQTNRQSIGISHLASGIYVVKLHSEASTKTQKIILR; translated from the coding sequence ATGAAAAAGACATTCTTATTTTTACTCTTAGGAATTATATCTCTATATAGTTTTGGGCAAACTGTCATTTATTCAGAAAGTTTCGATGGGCAAACAGGACAAGGTGCTACGGGCTCAACTCCAACAATCGATTTATCAGCTGTAGATTGGGATATTGATGTGTCGGGAGCAAGCTCGAATTCTAATTATAGATTCCATGTAAGAACCGTTGGAGGAAATCCAATATTCGAATCTAGAAGGGTTGGTACTTCTATTTGGTTATCCCCATCTATAGATATTTCCGCACATACAGATATTTCATTTACAATAGATGCTACACAAGGCCGTAATAATTTAGATGATACAGATACATTAACGACGCAATATAGAATTGACAGTGGCTCTTGGACTAATGCAAGTATTAATGGTGCTTTAAGCAATGATTATGGCAGCGTAGTAATAAGTGAAAGTGCTCTTAACGGAAGTACATCTTTAGAAATTAGAATAATTTCAGTAAATAATGCTAACAATGAACGTCATCGCATAGATAATATCGAAGTTACTGGGACTATTGAGTGCTATATTCCTGTAAATCCAATTACTTTTAATGCTACAAATTCTTCAACAACAAGCATCGATTTAGACTGGGATTTAAATGATTGCAATGATGAATATTTAATTATTGCCAAAGAAGCTAGTGCAGTTACAGCTCTACCTACAGGAAACGGAGGTTTATATACTGCCGACTCCAATTTTGGCAATGGTACCGAAATTGTTACAAATGAATTCGTGGTTTACAAAGGTGACTTAACAATCGAAACTATTTCAAATTTAATATTTGGTAACACCTATCATTTTACAATTTTTTCCAGAAAAGGAACAACTTGGAGCTCAGGTACACAAATTAACTTCACTATAAGTTACTGTACTTCAGTAGGTACAAGAACTGATTATGATACAAATACGACATTAGTTAGTTTTGGAGAAATTAATAATAATACCGTTGGAGATGATGGAGCACCTTACCACGACTATACGGCATTTTCAAATAATATTGAATTAGGTGCTACAGAAGATTTAACTGTAAACATAGATACTGATGGTAATTTCTCTGTTTACTGTTATGTATGGATTGATTGGAATAGAGATGGAGATTTTGAAGACGCTGGTGAAATATACGATTTAGGTAGCGCAGCAAACACAGAGAATGGACCTACATCAAATAGTGCATTGAGTATTACAGCACCTACAGATGCAGAACTAGGTGATACACGCATGCGTGTAGTTTCAGAATATTATTATGAAACCATACCAACAAACGGTCCATGTGATGGTGCCGCAGATGGTGAAGTAGAAGATTATACGGTAACCATATTACCTGCGATAGAATATACTTATGATAATGGTTGGTTGCCTTCAGACCCGAACGGTGTAGCAACGTTCGTAAATGATATTACTATTATGGAAGGTACAGCCAATTTTAATACAACTACAAATTGTCATAATATAACTGTAAATCCTGAAGGAAGTCTTATGGTAGCTAGTGGTGTAACACTTTCAATTGATGGTGAAATGACATTGAAATCAAGTTCAACACGCTATTCAAGCCTTATTTCTGACGGAACAATTACAGGTGATGTCGTTTACAAAAGACATGTTAATAATGCTGCTGGTAATGGTACAACAACTACAGCAAACGATTTATTGAGTGCACCTTTAACAGATCAGACATTTGGTGCATTTAGAGCTGCTAATCCTAATATATTATCAGGAACCATTGGTGGAGGAAGTACTTTATTTTTATTTGGCCCTTTTAATCCAGCTACTGAATCTTATGTCAATTATTCATCTTCAGATGATACAAGTACACTATCTCCAGGGAGCGGTTACAGAACAGGTTCTACAGATGGTGCTACATATACATTTACTGGAACCATAGAAACTGGTAATGTGGATACACCTGTAGTTTCTGGAGGATCTAGTAACTGGAATTTAATTGGCAACCCATATCCTAGCTATTTAAAGGTTCAAGACTTTTTAAATAATTCTTCTAATGCAGCATTATTAGATGAAAATGCCGTTGGAATGTATGGCTATGACGGAACAGCAACAGATGGTTGGGTCGTATACAATTTAGCTACAACAACGGCTTCTACAGTTATCACTCCTGGACAAGGCTTCTTTGTTGATGCAGAATCTTCAGGAAATATTCAATTTACACCAGGTATGCGATCAACTGGTACTGATGATGACTTTATCGCAGGAAGAAACTCAAATCCATTAGTGTTTGTAAAACTTAATGTTTCTAATGCTACAAAAAATTATAACACAGATTTTTATTTTAACGATAATGCAACGCTATCATTAGATGTTGGTTATGATGCCAAAATTTGGAATAATACACCTCCGAGTTTTTCAGTGTATTCACATTTAGTTGAGAATAACACAGGTGACGCTATGGCTATACAAGCACTTCATAGTGATGATCTATTGAATGTAACCATTCCTTTAGGTGTAAATGCAAATAATGATTCAGACATTGTATTCACAATTTCAGAATCAACGCTTCCTGAATCTATTAATGTATATATAGAAGATACAGTTGAAGATACATTAACTTTACTCACAGAAGAGGATTATATAATGACTCCTAATGCTTCAATAAGTGGAACAGGAAGGTTCTACTTAAGGTTAGTTGCAAATCAATTAAATGTAAAAGAGCAAGAACTTGAAATGCTTAATATTTTCACTGATAATAATCGGAAGTCAGTTGAAATAGCTGGTTTAATACAAGAGCATACAAGTTTTCAACTTTTTGATGTGCAAGGACGTGAAGTTGTGAGTAAAGGCTTGCAACTGCAAACTAATAGACAATCTATTGGTATATCTCATTTAGCGTCTGGAATATATGTAGTTAAGTTACATAGTGAAGCGAGCACAAAAACCCAAAAAATTATCCTTAGATAA